A portion of the Rhinopithecus roxellana isolate Shanxi Qingling chromosome 19, ASM756505v1, whole genome shotgun sequence genome contains these proteins:
- the PIPOX gene encoding peroxisomal sarcosine oxidase yields MAAQKDLWDAIVIGAGIQGCFTAYHLAKHRKRVLLLEQFFLPHSRGSSHGQSRIIRKAYLEDFYTQMMHECYQIWAQLEHEAGTQLYRQTGLLLLGMKENQELKTIQANLSRQRVEHQCLSSEELKQRFPNIRLTRGEVGLLDNSGGVLYAYKALRALQDAVRQLGGIVHDGEKVVEINPGLLVKVKTTSRSYQAKSLVITAGPWTNQLLRPLGIELPLQTLRINVCYWRERVPGSYGVSQAFPCFLWLGLYPHHLYGLPAGEYPGLMKVSYHHGNHADPEERDCPTARADIRDVQIVSSFVRDHLPDLKPEPAVMESCMYTNTPDEHFILDRHPKYNNIVIGAGFSGHGFKLAPVVGKILYELSMKLTPSYDLAPFQISRFPSLGKAHL; encoded by the exons ATGGCAGCTCAGAAAGATCTCTGGGACGCCATTGTGATTGGGGCTGGGATCCAGGGCTGCTTCACCGCATACCACCTGGCCAAACACAGGAAGAGAGTCCTCCTGCTGGAGCAG TTCTTCCTACCACACTCCCGAGGAAGCTCCCATGGACAAAGCCGGATAATCCGAAAGGCATACCTGGAAGACTTTTACACCCAGATGATGCATGAGTGTTATCAGATATGGGCCCAGTTGGAGCACGAGGCTGGAACCCAATTGTACAG GCAGACTGGATTACTGCTGCTGGGAATGAAGGAGAATCAGGAATTAAAGACAATCCAGGCCAATCTGTCTAGGCAGAGGGTGGAACACCAGTGTCTTTCATCTGAGGAACTAAAGCAACGTTTCCCAAATATTCGGTTGACCAGGGGAGAAGTGGGGCTCTTGGACAATTCCGGAGGAGTTCTCTATGCATACAAGGCCCTCAGAGCCCTGCAG GATGCAGTTCGACAGCTAGGAGGCATAGTGCATGATGGAGAGAAGGTGGTGGAGATAAACCCAGGGCTACTGGTCAAGGTGAAAACCACCTCCAGGAGCTACCAAGCTAAGAGCTTGGTCATCACGGCAGGTCCTTGGACCAACCAGCTCCTCCGTCCCCTGGGCATAGAGCTGCCTCTCCAG ACCCTGCGGATCAACGTGTGTTACTGGCGAGAGAGGGTTCCTGGGAGCTATGGTGTGTCCCAGGCCTTTCCGTGCTTCCTGTGGCTGGGCTTGTATCCCCACCACCTCTACGGACTGCCTGCAGGAGAGTACCCAGGGCTGATGAAG GTCAGCTATCACCACGGCAACCATGCAGACCCTGAGGAGCGGGACTGCCCCACAGCACGCGCAGACATCCGAGACGTCCAGATCGTGAGCAGCTTTGTCAGAGATCACTTGCCTGACCTGAAGCCCGAGCCTGCTGTCATGGAGAGCTGCATGTACACG AATACCCCTGATGAGCACTTCATTCTCGATCGCCACCCAAAGTATAACAACATTGTCATTGGGGCTGGATTCTCTG GGCATGGGTTCAAGCTGGCCCCTGTGGTCGGGAAGATCCTGTATGAATTAAGCATGAAATTAACACCATCTTATGACTTGGCACCTTTTCAAATCAGCCGTTTCCCAAGCCTGGGCAAAGCCCACCTTTGA